One segment of Solanum lycopersicum chromosome 1, SLM_r2.1 DNA contains the following:
- the LOC101248625 gene encoding NADP-dependent D-sorbitol-6-phosphate dehydrogenase, whose translation MAITLNSGYKMPIVGLGVWRMEGKDMKDLLINAIKIGYRHFDCAADYQNEAEVGEALAEAFQTGLVKREDLFITTKLWNSDHGHVLEACKDSLKKLRLDYLDLYLVHFPVATKHTGVGTTASALGEDGVLDIDTTISLETTWHGMENLVSLGLVRSIGISNYDIFLTRDCLAYSKVKPAVNQIETHPYFQRESLVKFCQKHGICVTAHTPLGGAAANTEWFGSVSCLEDPALKGLAEKYKKTVAQVILRWGIQRNTVVIPKSSKLERLQENFNVLDFEITKEDMDLIKSLDRNYRTNQPAKFWGIDLYA comes from the exons ATGGCGATAACACTGAACAGCGGCTACAAGATGCCGATTGTGGGATTGGGTGTTTGGCGAATGGAAGGAAAagatatgaaagatcttctcATCAACGCCATCAAGATTGGCTACCGTCACTTTGATTGTGCTG CTGACTATCAAAATGAAGCTGAAGTTGGGGAAGCACTCGCAGAAGCATTTCAGACAGGGCTCGTGAAGAGGGAGGATCTTTTCATTACAACAAAG CTTTGGAACTCAGACCATGGTCATGTTCTTGAGGCCTGTAAAGACAGTCTTAAGAAGTTACGCCTGGATTATCTGGATCTCTACCTTGTTCACTTCCCTGTAGCCACAAAACATACAG GAGTTGGTACAACAGCTAGTGCTTTGGGTGAGGATGGTGTTCTTGATATAGATACCACCATATCATTGGAGACTACTTGGCACGGAATGGAAAATCTAGTATCCTTGGGCTTGGTTCGCAGCATAGGAATCAG CAACTACGACATCTTTCTCACCCGAGATTGCCTAGCATATTCCAAAGTGAAGCCTGCTGTGAATCAAATCGAGACTCATCCTTATTTCCAGCGTGAATCTCTTGTCAAATTTTGCCAAAAGCATGGCATCTGTGTTACAGCACACACCCCACTCGGTGGTGCTGCCGCTAATACTGAGTGGTTTGGTTCAGTGTCATGCCTGGAGGATCCGGCTCTAAAA GGTCTAGCTGAGAAATATAAGAAGACTGTGGCCCAGGTCATTCTGCGCTGGGGCATCCAACGAAACACAGTTGTGATTCCGAAATCATCAAAACTGGAGAGACTGCAGGAGAATTTCAACGTACTTGACTTCGAGATCACCAAAGAAGACATGGACCTCATCAAAAGTTTGGACCGCAACTATAGGACCAACCAACCTGCAAAGTTTTGGGGCATAGATCTGTATGCCTAA
- the LOC101261171 gene encoding polyprenol reductase 2 isoform X2 produces the protein MELGLVTLLRAAWVAAILPVVIALIPSSKISFFQKFVLGFAKRGKIMQSSSNKLSVPQKLFIHFYILAFVWTTLLLVATWLYDYCTMPKITEPLLFSSIASHLTGGSRIFSSHSSHTSKEHRSRIAVSIFLLLLMEAQVLRRLFESIYVFKYSPSARMHILGYLTGLFFYTAVPISLCCNHATEVYKFGLSLIQEFIVKGKDRMLATEVDWWRFLNPLIQLQWYSWIGAAIFFWGWIHQHRCHAILGSLRENRKDNDEYAVPYGDWFQYVSSPHYLAEIVVYAGFVVASGCSDLTIWLLWGFTVANLVLAAAETHRWYLHKFDNYPRNRFAIFPYVY, from the exons ATGGAGTTAGGGCTGGTCACCCTGTTGAGAGCTGCATGGGTTGCTGCGATATTGCCCGTTGTTATCGCTTTGATTCCTTCATCCAAGAtcagtttttttcaaaaattcgtGTTAGGGTTTGCTAAGCGTGGCAAGATTATGCAGTCTTCATCAAAT AAATTGTCTGTTCCACAGAAACTCTTCATTCACTTCTATATTCTAGCTTTTGTTTGGACAACACTTCTGTTAGTTGCAACCTGGCTTTATGATTATTGTACAATGCCAAAGATCACAGAACCATTGCTTTTTTCTAGTATTGCTAGCCACTTGACGGGAGGATCGCGTATCTTCTCTTCGCACAGTTCTCATACATCAAAGGAACATAGAAGCAGGATTGCTGTATCgatctttcttcttttattaaTGGAAGCTCAAGTACTGCGACGCCTGTTTGAGTCAATATACGTTTTCAAATATAGTCCTTCAGCCAGGATGCACATTTTAGGCTACCTCACAGGTTTATT TTTCTATACAGCAGTTCCCATCTCTCTTTGCTGCAATCATGCTACAGAGGTATACAAGTTCGGGTTGAGTTTGATTCAAGAGTTTATTGTCAAAGGAAAAGATAGGATGCTAGCAACTGAGGTTGATTGGTGGAGATTTTTGAACCCTCTCATTCAACTACAATGGTACTCATGGATTGGTGCAGCTATATTTTTTTGGGGCTGGATTCATCAACACCGTTGTCATGCAATTCTG GGATCATTGAGGGAAAACAGAAAAGACAATGATGAATATGCAGTTCCTTATGGTGATTGGTTTCAATATGTTTCATCTCCACACTATTTGGCTGAGATT GTTGTATATGCTGGCTTTGTGGTTGCTAGTGGATGTTCGGACCTCACTATATGGCTACTCTGGGGATTCACG GTGGCAAATCTTGTCTTAGCAGCAGCAGAAACACACAGATGGTATTTGCACAAGTTTGACAACTATCCTAGGAATCGTTTTGCTATTTTTCCATATGTTTATTGA
- the ADC gene encoding arginine decarboxylase translates to MPALGCCVDASVSPPLGYAFSWDSSLPAPELFSSGVPPATNAAAVSTGSHWSTDLSSDLYRVDGWGAPYFSVNSSGDISVRPHGTDTLPHQEIDLLKVVKKASDPKNLGGLGLQMPLVVRFPDVLKNRLETLQSAFDMAINSQGYEAHYQGVYPVKCNQDRFVVEDIVKFGSPYRFGLEAGSKPELLLAMNCLSKGSADALLVCNGFKDTEYISLALVARKLLLNSVIVLEQEEELDLVIDISRKMSVRPVIGLRAKLRTKHSGHFGSTSGEKGKFGLTTTQILRVVKKLDESGMLDCLQLLHFHIGSQIPTTELLADGVGEATQIYSELVRLGAGMKFIDIGGGLGIDYDGSKSSNSDVSVCYSIEEYASAVVQAVLYVCDRKGVKHPVICSESGRAIVSHHSILIFEAVSASTSHVSTQPSSGGLQSLVETLNEDARADYRNLSAAAVRGEYDTCLIYSDQLKQRCVEQFKDGSLDIEQLAAVDSICDWVSKAIGVADPVRTYHVNLSVFTSIPDFWGFSQLFPIVPIHRLDEKPTMRGILSDLTCDSDGKVDKFIGGESSLPLHEIGSGDGGRYYLGMFLGGAYEEALGGLHNLFGGPSVVRVMQSDSPHSFAVTRSVPGPSCADVLRAMQFEPELMFETLKHRAEEFLEQGEGEGEGVAFGSLTSSLAQSFHNMPYLSSCCFTAEATANANTNTNNGGYYYYSEDNAAAEEDEIWSY, encoded by the coding sequence ATGCCGGCCTTAGGTTGTTGTGTAGACGCTTCTGTTTCCCCTCCTCTCGGCTATGCCTTTTCTTGGGATAGCTCTCTTCCCGCGCCGGAGTTGTTTTCCTCCGGCGTACCTCCGGCGACAAACGCCGCCGCCGTTTCCACCGGTTCTCATTGGTCTACGGATCTGTCATCTGATTTGTACCGGGTAGATGGGTGGGGTGCTCCTTATTTCTCCGTGAACTCTTCCGGGGATATTTCCGTCCGTCCACATGGTACGGATACTCTTCCTCACCAGGAGATTGACCTTCTTAAGGTTGTGAAGAAGGCTTCTGACCCGAAAAATTTGGGTGGACTTGGGCTCCAGATGCCTCTTGTTGTCCGTTTTCCTGATGTTCTGAAGAACCGTTTGGAGACTCTGCAATCGGCTTTTGACATGGCGATTAATTCTCAAGGCTATGAGGCTCACTATCAAGGTGTTTATCCGGTGAAATGCAATCAAGATAGGTTCGTGGTGGAGGATATCGTGAAATTCGGGTCGCCATACCGATTCGGGCTGGAAGCCGGGTCTAAACCGGAGCTCCTGTTGGCGATGAACTGTCTGTCAAAGGGCAGTGCTGATGCTCTTCTTGTTTGCAATGGTTTCAAGGACACTGAGTATATTTCGCTTGCTTTGGTCGCAAGAAAGCTCCTTTTGAACAGTGTGATTGTGCTTGAACAAGAGGAGGAGCTTGACCTGGTGATTGATATCAGCCGTAAGATGTCTGTCCGGCCTGTAATTGGACTTCGTGCTAAGCTCAGGACAAAGCATTCTGGCCATTTTGGATCCACTTCTGGTGAAAAGGGTAAGTTTGGGTTGACAACAACCCAGATTCTTCGTGTAGTGAAGAAGCTTGATGAATCTGGAATGCTGGATTGTCTCCAGTTATTGCATTTTCACATTGGATCTCAGATCCCCACAACAGAGTTGCTTGCTGATGGTGTTGGTGAGGCCACTCAGATTTACTCTGAATTAGTCCGTCTTGGAGCTGGTATGAAATTCATTGATATCGGAGGGGGGCTTGGAATCGACTATGACGGTTCTAAATCAAGCAATTCTGATGTCTCTGTTTGCTATAGCATTGAAGAATATGCCTCTGCTGTTGTCCAAGCGGTCCTCTATGTCTGTGATCGTAAGGGCGTAAAGCATCCAGTGATTTGCAGCGAAAGTGGCAGGGCAATTGTTTCTCACCATTCAATTCTGATTTTTGAAGCCGTGTCTGCTTCTACTAGTCATGTTTCTACACAGCCATCTTCGGGTGGTTTACAATCCTTGGTGGAGACTCTCAATGAAGATGCCCGTGCTGACTACAGAAACTTATCTGCTGCTGCTGTCCGTGGAGAATATGATACATGTCTCATCTATTCTGATCAGTTGAAACAGAGATGTGTTGAACAGTTCAAAGATGGGTCCTTGGATATTGAGCAGCTCGCTGCAGTGGATAGCATTTGTGATTGGGTGTCGAAGGCTATCGGGGTTGCTGATCCTGTCCGCACTTACCATGTGAATCTGTCAGTTTTCACCTCAATCCCTGATTTTTGGGGCTTCAGCCAATTGTTTCCTATTGTTCCAATTCACCGTCTGGATGAAAAGCCTACAATGAGAGGAATACTGTCTGACCTGACGTGTGACAGTGATGGAAAGGTTGATAAGTTCATTGGGGGCGAATCAAGCTTGCCGCTCCATGAAATTGGAAGTGGTGATGGTGGGCGGTATTATCTGGGGATGTTTTTGGGTGGGGCTTATGAGGAGGCGCTCGGAGGACTCCACAATCTATTTGGTGGACCAAGCGTTGTTCGGGTGATGCAGAGCGATAGCCCTCACAGCTTTGCGGTGACTCGCTCTGTCCCTGGTCCATCGTGTGCTGATGTGCTCCGGGCGATGCAGTTTGAGCCTGAACTCATGTTCGAGACTCTCAAGCACCGTGCAGAGGAATTCTTGGAacaaggagaaggagaaggcgAAGGTGTTGCCTTTGGATCTTTGACCAGCAGCTTAGCTCAGTCCTTCCACAACATGCCTTACCTTTCGTCTTGCTGCTTCACTGCAGAAGCCACTGCCAATGCCAATACCAATACCAATAATGGTGGCTATTACTATTACAGTGAAGACAATGCTGCAGCAGAGGAAGATGAGATTTGGTCCTACTAA
- the LOC101261171 gene encoding polyprenol reductase 2 isoform X1 gives MLPGKKMELGLVTLLRAAWVAAILPVVIALIPSSKISFFQKFVLGFAKRGKIMQSSSNKLSVPQKLFIHFYILAFVWTTLLLVATWLYDYCTMPKITEPLLFSSIASHLTGGSRIFSSHSSHTSKEHRSRIAVSIFLLLLMEAQVLRRLFESIYVFKYSPSARMHILGYLTGLFFYTAVPISLCCNHATEVYKFGLSLIQEFIVKGKDRMLATEVDWWRFLNPLIQLQWYSWIGAAIFFWGWIHQHRCHAILGSLRENRKDNDEYAVPYGDWFQYVSSPHYLAEIVVYAGFVVASGCSDLTIWLLWGFTVANLVLAAAETHRWYLHKFDNYPRNRFAIFPYVY, from the exons ATGCTGCCCGGAAAAA AAATGGAGTTAGGGCTGGTCACCCTGTTGAGAGCTGCATGGGTTGCTGCGATATTGCCCGTTGTTATCGCTTTGATTCCTTCATCCAAGAtcagtttttttcaaaaattcgtGTTAGGGTTTGCTAAGCGTGGCAAGATTATGCAGTCTTCATCAAAT AAATTGTCTGTTCCACAGAAACTCTTCATTCACTTCTATATTCTAGCTTTTGTTTGGACAACACTTCTGTTAGTTGCAACCTGGCTTTATGATTATTGTACAATGCCAAAGATCACAGAACCATTGCTTTTTTCTAGTATTGCTAGCCACTTGACGGGAGGATCGCGTATCTTCTCTTCGCACAGTTCTCATACATCAAAGGAACATAGAAGCAGGATTGCTGTATCgatctttcttcttttattaaTGGAAGCTCAAGTACTGCGACGCCTGTTTGAGTCAATATACGTTTTCAAATATAGTCCTTCAGCCAGGATGCACATTTTAGGCTACCTCACAGGTTTATT TTTCTATACAGCAGTTCCCATCTCTCTTTGCTGCAATCATGCTACAGAGGTATACAAGTTCGGGTTGAGTTTGATTCAAGAGTTTATTGTCAAAGGAAAAGATAGGATGCTAGCAACTGAGGTTGATTGGTGGAGATTTTTGAACCCTCTCATTCAACTACAATGGTACTCATGGATTGGTGCAGCTATATTTTTTTGGGGCTGGATTCATCAACACCGTTGTCATGCAATTCTG GGATCATTGAGGGAAAACAGAAAAGACAATGATGAATATGCAGTTCCTTATGGTGATTGGTTTCAATATGTTTCATCTCCACACTATTTGGCTGAGATT GTTGTATATGCTGGCTTTGTGGTTGCTAGTGGATGTTCGGACCTCACTATATGGCTACTCTGGGGATTCACG GTGGCAAATCTTGTCTTAGCAGCAGCAGAAACACACAGATGGTATTTGCACAAGTTTGACAACTATCCTAGGAATCGTTTTGCTATTTTTCCATATGTTTATTGA